A stretch of Physeter macrocephalus isolate SW-GA chromosome 8, ASM283717v5, whole genome shotgun sequence DNA encodes these proteins:
- the SON gene encoding protein SON isoform X3, whose translation MALEHPVRAFGLSDTSESPALVLEPPVVSMEVLEPHTLEILKPATKTAELSVASTSVVSVQSEQSVAVMLEPSTTKILDSFATAPVPTTTVVLKPSEPVVTMSVECQMKPVLKSLESTPPEPSKIMLLEPPVAKVLEPSETLVSSETPTEVHPEPSTSTTMDFPESSATEVLRLPEQPVAVPSEIADSSMTRPQEMLELPKTTALELQESSVASAMELPGPPATSMLELQGPPVTPVLELPGPSATPVPELPGPLSTPVPELLGPPATAVPELPGPSVTSVPQLSQELPGLPAPSMGLEPPQEVPEPPVMAQELPGLPVVTAAVELPGQPVVTVAMELTEQPVTTTELEQPVGMTTVEHPGQPEVTTATGLLGQPEAAMVLELPGQPVATTALELPGQSSVTGVPELPGLPSATRALELSGQPVATGALELPGQLMAAGALEFSGQSGAAGALELLGQPLATGVLELPGQPGAPELPGQPVATVALEISVQSVVTTTELSTMTVSQSLEVPSTTALESYNTVAQELPTTLVGETSVTVGVDPLMAQESHMLASNTMETHMLASNTMDSQMLASNTMDSQMLASNTMDSQMLASSTMDSQMLATSSMDSQMLATSSMDSQMLATSSMDSQMLATSSMDSQMLASGTMDSQMLASGTMDAQMLASGTMDAQMLASSTQDSAMLGSKSPDPYRLAQDPYRLAQDPYRLGHDPYRLGHDAYRLGQDPYRLGHDPYRLTPDPYRMSPRPYRIAPRSYRIAPRPYRLAPRPLMLASRRSMMMSYAAERSMMSSYERSMMSYERSMMSPMAERSMMSAYERSMMSAYERSMMSPMAERSMMSAYERSMMSAYERSMMSPMADRSMMSMGADRSMMSSYSAADRSMMSSYSAADRSMMSSYTADRSMMSMAADSYTDSYTDTYTEAYMVPPLPPEEPPTMPPLPPEEPPMTPPLPPEEPPEGPALPTEQSALTAENTWPAEVPALPPEESVSLPEPPVSQSEISEPSAVLANYSASASEPSMLASEASMTVPEPPLEPESLVTSTPVESAAVAEEHEIVPERPVTYMVSETPTSGESTVLTSEPSVMSEAAETFDSMRASGHVASEVSMSLLEAAVPIPEPSQSTVDLPAMAASELPAVALPEQPAGTVSEPPAMAVPEPQAEAVPDPAAVAVQDPLAEAVPEPLALSEPEHITVPVPVVSALEPTVHVLEPAVSVLQPNMIVSEPSICVQESTVTISEPPVTFSEQTQVIPTEMVLESTPIILESNVIKGMNLLSGDQNLAPEIGMQEIPMHSDEEPHAEGHLKNDSYETENSMNIDLNINNHLIAKEMEHNTVSAASTGAVGETGEEKILPTNETKQCTVLDTCPSVSETDVGGTLSSTCPLALEPDAVGTGKGLEFATASALSSVSKYDVEVSLTTQDTEHDMVISTSPSGGSEADIEGPLPAKDIHPDIPSNNFVSKDAEGSLPIQESDQTLAVALSPKESSGEDKEVPFPTKEILSDSGFSANIDDINEADLVRPLLPKDMERLTSLRAGIEGPLLASEVERDKSAASPVVISIAERASESSSEEKDDYEIFVKVKDTHEKSKKNKNRDKGEKEKKRDSSLRSRSKRSKSSEHKSRKRTSESRSRARKRSSKSKSHRSQTRSRSRSRRRRRSSRSRSKSRGRRSVSKEKRKRSPKHRSKSRERKRKRSSSRDNRKTGRARSRTPSRRSRSHTPSRRRRSRSGGRRSFSISPSRRSRTPSRRSRTPSRRSRTPSRRSRTPSRRSRTPSRRSRTPSRRRRSRSVVRRRSFSISPVRLRRSRTPLRRRFSRSPIRRKRSRSSERGRSPKRLTDLNKAQLLEIAKANAAAMCAKAGVPLPPNLKPAPPPSIEEKVAKKSGGATIEELTEKCKQIAQSKEDDDVIVNKPHVSDEEEEEPPFYHHPFKLSEPKPIFFNLNIAAAKPTPPKSQVTLTKEFPVSSGSQHRKKEADSVYGEWVPVEKNGEENKDDDNVFSSSLPSEPVDISTAMSERALAQKRLSENAFDLEAMSMLNRAQERIDAWAQLNSIPGQFTGSTGVQVLTQEQLANTGAQAWIKKGQILVAVFLPRSVPALLFTTLLLPRPRISS comes from the exons ATGGCACTGGAGCATCCTGTAAGAGCGTTCGGCCTATCTGACACCAGTGAGTCTCCTGCACTTGTGCTAGAACCTCCTGTAGTATCAATGGAGGTATTAGAGCCACACACCTTAGAAATTCTGAAGCCAGCTACAAAAACTGCAGAACTGTCAGTTGCATCTACATCAGTAGTTTCAGTGCAGTCAGAGCAGTCTGTAGCAGTAATGCTGGAACCATCCACGACAAAGATTCTGGATTCCTTTGCAACAGCACCAGTGCCTACTACAACAGTAGTGCTAAAGCCATCTGAGCCGGTTGTAACAATGTCAGTGGAGTGTCAGATGAAGCCTGTGCTGAAATCTTTGGAGAGCACACCTCCAGAGCCATCAAAGATCATGTTGTTAGAGCCTCCAGTGGCAAAAGTGCTAGAGCCGTCAGAAACCCTTGTGTCATCAGAGACACCTACTGAGGTGCACCCTGAGCCAAGCACATCGACAACAATGGATTTTCCAGAGTCATCGGCAACTGAAGTGCTAAGATTGCCAGAGCAGCCTGTAGCAGTACCATCGGAGATTGCAGATTCATCCATGACAAGACCGCAGGAGATGCTGGAGCTGCCCAAGACCACAGCGTTGGAGCTGCAGGAGTCGTCGGTGGCCTCAGCGATGGAGTTGCCGGGGCCACCTGCGACCTCCATGCTGGAGTTGCAGGGGCCCCCTGTGACTCCAGTGCTGGAGTTACCTGGGCCCTCTGCTACCCCGGTGCCAGAGTTGCCAGGGCCCCTTTCTACCCCAGTGCCTGAGTTGCTAGGGCCCCCTGCGACAGCAGTGCCTGAGTTGCCGGGGCCCTCTGTGACGTCAGTGCCACAGTTGTCGCAGGAATTGCCAGGGCTTCCAGCACCATCCATGGGGTTGGAGCCACCACAGGAGGTACCAGAGCCACCTGTGATGGCACAGGAGTTGCCAGGGCTGCCTGTGGTGACAGCAGCAGTAGAGCTGCCAGGGCAGCCTGTGGTTACAGTAGCAATGGAGTTGACCGAACAACCTGTGACGACGACAGAGTTGGAGCAGCCTGTGGGGATGACAACGGTGGAACATCCTGGGCAGCCTGAGGTGACGACGGCAACAGGGTTGCTGGGGCAGCCTGAGGCAGCAATGGTGCTGGAGTTGCCAGGACAGCCAGTGGCAACGACAGCGCTGGAGTTGCCAGGGCAGTCTTCGGTGACTGGGGTGCCAGAGTTGCCAGGGCTGCCTTCGGCAACTAGGGCACTGGAGTTGTCGGGGCAGCCTGTGGCAACTGGGGCACTGGAGTTGCCTGGGCAGCTCATGGCAGCTGGGGCACTGGAGTTCTCGGGGCAGTCTGGGGCAGCTGGAGCACTGGAGCTTTTGGGGCAGCCTTTGGCAACAGGGGTGCTGGAGTTGCCGGGGCAGCCTGGGGCGCCAGAGTTGCCCGGGCAGCCTGTGGCAACTGTGGCGCTGGAGATCTCTGTTCAGTCTGTGGTGACAACAACGGAGCTGTCAACGATGACCGTGTCGCAGTCCCTGGAGGTGCCCTCGACGACAGCGCTGGAGTCCTATAATACGGTAGCACAGGAGCTGCCTACTACATTAGTGGGGGAGACTTCTGTAACAGTAGGAGTGGATCCCTTGATGGCCCAAGAATCCCATATGTTAGCTTCTAACACCATGGAGACCCATATGTTAGCATCCAACACCATGGACTCCCAAATGCTAGCGTCCAACACCATGGACTCCCAGATGCTAGCGTCCAACACCATGGACTCCCAGATGTTAGCCTCTAGCACCATGGACTCCCAGATGTTAGCAACCAGCTCCATGGACTCCCAGATGTTAGCAACCAGCTCCATGGACTCCCAGATGTTAGCAACCAGCTCCATGGACTCCCAGATGTTAGCCACTAGCTCTATGGATTCCCAGATGTTAGCATCTGGCACTATGGACTCTCAGATGTTAGCTTCCGGCACCATGGATGCTCAGATGTTAGCGTCTGGTACCATGGATGCTCAGATGTTAGCATCTAGTACCCAAGATTCTGCTATGTTGGGTTCAAAATCTCCTGATCCCTACAGGTTAGCTCAGGATCCTTACAGGTTAGCTCAGGATCCCTATAGGTTAGGTCATGACCCTTACAGGCTAGGTCATGATGCCTACAGGTTAGGGCAAGACCCCTATAGATTAGGCCATGATCCCTACAGACTAACTCCTGATCCCTATAGGATGTCACCTAGGCCCTATAGGATAGCACCCAGGTCCTATAGAATAGCTCCCAGGCCATATAGGTTAGCACCTAGACCCCTGATGTTAGCATCTAGACGTTCTATGATGATGTCCTATGCTGCAGAACGTTCCATGATGTCATCTTACGAACGCTCTATGATGTCTTATGAGCGGTCTATGATGTCCCCTATGGCTGAACGCTCTATGATGTCAGCCTATGAGCGCTCTATGATGTCAGCTTATGAGCGCTCTATGATGTCCCCTATGGCTGAGCGCTCTATGATGTCAGCTTATGAACGCTCTATGATGTCAGCTTACGAGCGCTCCATGATGTCCCCGATGGCTGACCGATCTATGATGTCCATGGGTGCTGACCGGTCTATGATGTCGTCATACTCTGCTGCTGACCGGTCTATGATGTCATCGTACTCTGCAGCTGATCGATCTATGATGTCATCTTATACTGCTGATCGTTCAATGATGTCTATGGCAGCTGATTCTTACACCGATTCTTATACTGATACATATACGGAGGCATATATGGTGCCACCTTTGCCTCCTGAAGAGCCTCCAACAATGCCACCATTGCCACCTGAAGAGCCACCAATGACACCACCATTGCCTCCTGAGGAACCACCAGAGGGTCCAGCATTACCCACTGAGCAGTCAGCATTAACAGCTGAAAATACTTGGCCTGCTGAGGTGCCAGCATTACCTCCTGAAGAGTCTGTGTCACTGCCTGAACCTCCTGTGAGTCAAAGTGAGATTTCAGAGCCTTCAGCAGTGCTTGCTAATTATTCAGCATCAGCATCAGAGCCTTCAATGTTAGCATCAGAGGCTTCAATGACTGTTCCAGAACCACCACTGGAGCCAGAGTCTTTGGTCACGTCAACACCTGTAGAGTCTGCTGCTGTAGCAGAAGAGCATGAAATTGTTCCAGAAAGACCAGTGACTTATATGGTGTCCGAAACTCCCACATCAGGTGAATCGACTGTGTTAACATCAGAGCCTTCTGTTATGTCAGAGGCAGCAGAAACTTTTGATTCCATGAGGGCTTCAGGACATGTTGCCTCAGAGGTATCTATGTCCCTGCTGGAGGCAGCAGTACCTATTCCAGAGCCATCACAGAGCACTGTAGATCTGCCAGCCATGGCTGCCTCAGAGCTACCAGCTGTGGCTCTCCCAGAGCAACCAGCCGGAACTGTTTCAGAGCCGCCAGCCATGGCTGTTCCAGAGCCACAGGCTGAGGCTGTGCCAGACCCAGCGGCTGTGGCTGTCCAGGACCCACTGGCTGAGGCTGTCCCGGAGCCCCTGGCCTTGTCTGAGCCAGAGCATATTACCGTTCCTGTGCCAGTTGTTTCTGCCCTGGAGCCTACTGTGCACGTCCTGGAACCAGCAGTGTCAGTCCTTCAACCTAACATGATTGTTTCAGAACCATCTATTTGTGTCCAAGAATCCACTGTGACAATTTCAGAGCCTCCTGTCACTTTCTCAGAGCAGACTCAAGTAATACCAACTGAGATGGTTTTAGAGTCGACACCAATAATACTGGAGTCTAATGTtataaaaggaatgaatttaCTATCTGGCGATCAAAATCTTGCTCCAGAGATTGGCATGCAGGAGATTCCCATGCATTCAGATGAAGAGCCACATGCTGAAGGACACCTGAAGAATGACTCTTATGAAACTGAAAATAGTATGAATATAGACCTTAATATAAATAATCACTTAATTGCTAAAGAGATGGAACATAACACAGTGTCTGCTGCCAGCACTGGTGCTGTTGGTGAAACTGGTGAAGAGAAAATTTTGCCCACCAATGAGACTAAGCAATGCACAGTATTGGATACCTGCCCTAGTGTTAGTGAAACTGATGTAGGGGGGACTCTGTCTTCTACTTGTCCCCTTGCTCTTGAACCTGATGCAGTGGGAACTGGTAAGGGTCTTGAATTTGCCACAGCATCTGCTCTCAGTTCAGTTAGTAAATATGATGTTGAAGTATCATTAACTACTCAAGATACTGAACATGACATGGTAATTTCCACCAGCCCCAGTGGTGGTAGTGAAGCTGACATAGAGGGACCTTTACCTGCTAAAGACATTCATCCTGATATACCATCTAATAACTTTGTCAGTAAGGATGCAGAAGGATCATTACCTATACAGGAGAGTGACCAGACATTAGCAGTGGCTCTCAGTCCTAAAGAAAGTAGTGGAGAAGATAAAGAAGTACCTTTCCCTACTAAAGAGATACTGTCTGATTCAGGATTTTCTGCCAACATTGATGATATTAATGAAGCTGATTTAGTGAGACCATTACTTCCTAAGGACATGGAACGTCTTACAAGCCTTAGAGCTGGTATTGAAGGACCTTTACTTGCAAGTGAAGTTGAACGGGATAAATCTGCTGCCAGTCCAGTTGTAATTAGTATAGCAGAAAGAGCTTCAGAGTCGTCTTCAGAGGAAAAAGATGATTATGAAATTTTTGTAAAAGTTAAGGACACacatgaaaaaagcaagaaaaataagaaccGTGACAAaggtgagaaagagaagaaaagggactcTTCATTAAGATCTCGAAGTAAGCGTTCCAAGTCTTCTGAACACAAATCGCGAAAGCGTACCAGTGAATCTCGTTCTAGGGCAAGGAAGAGATCATCTAAGTCCAAGTCTCATCGCTCTCAAACACGTTCACGGTCACGATCAAGACGCAGAAGGAGGAGCAGCAGGTCAAGATCAAAGTCTAGAGGAAGGCGATCTGTATCAAAAGAGAAGCGCAAAAGATCTCCAAAGCACAGATCCAAgtccagggaaagaaaaagaaaaagatcaagcTCCAGGGATAACCGGAAAACAGGTAGAGCTCGGAGTCGCACCCCAAGCCGTCGGAGCCGGAGTCACACTCCGAGTCGTCGAAGAAGATCTAGATCTGGGGGAAGAAGGAGCTTTAGCATCTCCCCGAGCCGAAGAAGCCGCACCCCCAGCCGAAGGAGTCGCACCCCCAGCCGACGGAGTCGCACCCCGAGCCGACGGAGCCGCACCCCGAGCCGACGGAGCCGCACCCCGAGCCGACGGAGCCGCACCCCGAGCCGTCGGAGAAGATCAAGATCTGTGGTAAGAAGACGAAGCTTCAGTATATCACCAGTCAGATTAAGGCGATCACGAACACCCTTGAGAAGAAGGTTTAGCAGGTCTCCCATCCGCCGTAAACGATCCAGGTCTTCTGAAAGAGGCAGATCACCTAAACGTCTGACGGATCTGA ATAAGGCTCAGTTACTTGAAATAGCCAAAGCTAATGCAGCTGCCATGTGTGCTAAGGCTGGTGTTCCTTTACCGCCAAACCTAAAGCCTGCACCTCCACCTTCAATAGAAGAGAAAGTTGCTAAAAAATCAGGAGGAGCTACTATAGAAGAACTAACTGAG aaatgCAAACAGATTGCACAGAGTAAAGAAGATGATGATGTAATAGTGAATAAACCTCATGTTTcggatgaagaggaagaagaacctCCTTTTTATCATCATCCTTTTAAACTCAGTGAACCCAAACCCATTTTTTTCAATCTGAAT attgctGCAGCAAAGCCAACTCCACCAAAAAGCCAGGTAACATTAACAAAAGAATTCCCTGTGTCATCTGGATCTCAACATCGGAAAAAAGAAGCAGATAGTGTTTATGGAGAATGGGTTCCTGTAGAGAAAAAtggtgaagaaaacaaagatgatgaTAATGTTTTCAGCAGCAGTTTGCCCTCTGAG